The following are encoded together in the Sphingomonas insulae genome:
- a CDS encoding demethoxyubiquinone hydroxylase family protein encodes MNRWKPGDRREPTQAMIRVDQAGEYGATRIYAGQLAVLGDRHPAARAIHHMAAQEERHRAFFDDMIVRRGVRPTLFQPFWDKAGFALGAITAAIGPDAAMACTAAVETEIDRHYQAQRDELGTSDVELSDAIADFQAEELEHRDHALAAGAENAIGYPVLSGFIRLGCKIAIAAAKRI; translated from the coding sequence ATGAACCGCTGGAAGCCGGGCGACCGGCGCGAACCGACACAGGCGATGATCCGGGTCGATCAGGCCGGCGAATATGGTGCGACGCGGATCTACGCCGGCCAATTGGCGGTGCTTGGCGATCGCCATCCCGCCGCGCGTGCGATCCACCATATGGCCGCGCAGGAAGAGCGTCACCGCGCCTTCTTCGACGACATGATCGTCCGGCGCGGCGTGCGCCCCACATTGTTCCAGCCGTTCTGGGACAAGGCGGGCTTCGCGCTCGGCGCGATCACCGCGGCGATCGGCCCCGACGCCGCGATGGCCTGCACCGCTGCGGTGGAAACGGAGATCGACCGGCATTATCAGGCGCAGCGGGACGAACTCGGCACCAGCGATGTCGAACTGTCGGATGCGATCGCCGACTTCCAGGCGGAAGAGCTGGAGCATCGCGATCACGCGCTTGCCGCGGGCGCCGAGAACGCGATCGGCTATCCGGTGCTCAGCGGCTTCATCCGCCTGGGCTGCAAGATCGCGATCGCGGCGGCGAAGAGGATTTGA
- a CDS encoding DUF2306 domain-containing protein codes for MATAIGAAGPASKPLAADGYEKCLSVAATILLGAVGLALMRGRPHWGEVPGIVWAHIATILVALALTPVILLQRRGDRRHRRLGAIWSVAMLLTAALSFGVRVGRPGAFSVIHILSVWVLIQVPILWRAARTHNVVRHRRSVRGIVTGALLIAGVFTFPFDRLLGQWLFG; via the coding sequence ATGGCGACAGCGATAGGAGCGGCCGGGCCGGCATCGAAGCCGCTCGCTGCGGACGGTTACGAGAAATGCCTGTCGGTCGCCGCGACGATCCTGCTTGGGGCGGTCGGCCTGGCGCTGATGCGCGGCCGACCACATTGGGGCGAGGTTCCAGGCATCGTCTGGGCGCATATCGCCACCATCCTTGTGGCGTTGGCGCTGACCCCCGTGATCCTGCTCCAGCGGCGCGGTGACCGACGCCATCGCAGGCTCGGCGCGATCTGGTCGGTGGCGATGCTGCTCACCGCCGCCCTGTCTTTCGGGGTTCGGGTCGGCCGGCCGGGCGCATTCAGCGTGATCCATATCCTGTCGGTCTGGGTGCTGATCCAAGTGCCGATCCTGTGGCGGGCGGCCCGCACCCACAACGTCGTGCGCCATCGGCGCAGCGTTCGCGGTATCGTCACCGGCGCGCTGCTGATCGCCGGCGTCTTCACCTTCCCGTTCGATCGCCTGCTGGGGCAATGGTTGTTCGGCT
- a CDS encoding disulfide bond formation protein B — MSRPLTADERRARALALLLPAALLAGAWTSQLIGHLYPCEMCHWQRWPHYAALPFALLAFLVPQRSIAKALVIVAALLIAISGAIGIAHAGVEYHWWNGFTACTQTVDLRGLGPEARLDALMRAPVVRCDVAQWTLAGISLAGFNAILSIGGAGLILWWMRTSR; from the coding sequence GTGAGCCGCCCGCTCACCGCCGACGAGCGTCGCGCCCGGGCGCTCGCGCTGCTGTTGCCCGCGGCATTGCTGGCGGGGGCATGGACCTCGCAGCTGATCGGCCACCTGTATCCGTGCGAGATGTGTCACTGGCAACGTTGGCCGCATTATGCCGCGCTGCCGTTCGCGCTGCTTGCCTTCCTCGTGCCGCAGCGGAGCATCGCCAAGGCGCTGGTGATCGTCGCCGCGCTGCTGATCGCCATATCCGGTGCGATCGGCATCGCGCACGCCGGCGTCGAATATCACTGGTGGAACGGCTTCACCGCCTGCACCCAGACCGTCGACCTGCGCGGGTTGGGGCCGGAGGCGCGGCTGGACGCGCTGATGCGCGCGCCGGTGGTGCGCTGCGACGTCGCGCAATGGACGCTGGCCGGTATCTCGCTCGCAGGGTTCAATGCGATCCTGTCAATCGGCGGCGCGGGTCTTATCTTGTGGTGGATGAGGACATCCCGATGA